One part of the Oscillatoria sp. FACHB-1407 genome encodes these proteins:
- the lspA gene encoding signal peptidase II, translating into MPFKNRAFWIFALIGLALDQVTKYWIVQSFELGQSVPLWEGVFHLTFVTNKGAAFSLFSGGVWWLRWLSLIVSLALMALAVFGPKMAKWEEAGYGFILSGALGNGLDRFLAGEVVDFLDFRLIRFPVFNLADVFINVGIICLLISLFVTPKRPNGNGEESIS; encoded by the coding sequence ATGCCTTTTAAGAACCGTGCCTTTTGGATTTTTGCCCTGATTGGGTTAGCTCTGGATCAGGTGACAAAATATTGGATTGTTCAAAGTTTTGAGTTGGGGCAGAGTGTTCCCCTGTGGGAGGGGGTGTTTCACCTGACGTTTGTCACTAATAAGGGAGCCGCCTTTAGCTTGTTTAGCGGGGGCGTATGGTGGTTGCGCTGGCTCTCATTAATCGTCAGTCTGGCGTTGATGGCACTGGCTGTCTTCGGACCCAAAATGGCGAAGTGGGAGGAAGCGGGGTATGGCTTTATTTTATCGGGCGCATTGGGGAATGGACTCGATCGCTTTCTGGCAGGAGAAGTTGTTGATTTCCTGGACTTTCGTCTGATTCGCTTTCCTGTTTTTAATCTGGCAGATGTCTTTATTAATGTCGGCATCATCTGCCTGCTGATCTCCTTATTTGTCACGCCCAAACGACCCAACGGCAATGGCGAAGAATCGATCTCTTGA
- a CDS encoding rubredoxin: MSTEVVDFKSLDRHECSACGYLYEPIKGDSGSNVAPGTDFADLPSSWRCPVCGARKAQFQNVGPVGNPSGFKENLKYGLGVNTLTPGQKNILIFGGLALGVLFFLSLYGLR, translated from the coding sequence ATGAGCACCGAAGTTGTTGATTTTAAGAGCCTCGATCGCCACGAGTGCAGTGCTTGCGGTTATCTTTATGAACCCATCAAAGGCGATAGCGGCAGTAATGTCGCTCCTGGCACTGACTTTGCTGACTTACCCAGCAGTTGGCGGTGCCCTGTCTGTGGCGCACGCAAAGCACAATTTCAGAACGTTGGTCCTGTGGGTAACCCCTCTGGGTTTAAGGAAAATCTGAAATATGGGCTTGGAGTCAATACGCTCACCCCAGGTCAGAAGAATATTTTGATTTTTGGTGGTTTGGCATTGGGAGTTTTATTCTTCCTGAGTCTCTATGGGCTGCGATGA
- a CDS encoding photosynthesis system II assembly factor Ycf48, whose translation MSPILKSLKQIVIVMVALVLCTGCARGFLPSLDYNPWELVSLPTDVTLSDIAFTGDRNHGWLVGKDSTLLETFDGGKSWELRRLDLEDELPYTFTSVSFSGEEGWVAGQPSILLHTLDGGQSWSRVPLSEQLPGSPSTVVALAPKKAEMTTNIGAIYQTADGGKTWQALVQEAVGVVRTIARSPKGGYVAVSSRGNFYSTWLPGQAAWEQHNRTSSRRLQSMGFSPDGDLWLLARGGSLQLSAPGSLDQWQDSVTPEFATSWGLLDLAYRTPNEIWVAGGSANLLRSEDGGQTWQKDKAVEDVPSNFYKVVFISPEQGFVLGQGGTLLRYQPSEKVAFDSETVDS comes from the coding sequence ATGTCTCCAATTCTGAAATCGTTGAAACAAATCGTTATAGTTATGGTCGCCCTCGTCCTGTGTACAGGGTGTGCTCGTGGCTTTTTGCCATCCCTCGACTATAACCCTTGGGAATTGGTGTCATTACCCACAGATGTAACTCTCTCTGATATCGCCTTTACGGGCGATCGCAACCATGGTTGGCTGGTCGGCAAGGATTCTACTTTGCTGGAAACTTTTGACGGGGGGAAATCCTGGGAGCTTCGCAGACTCGACTTAGAGGATGAGTTGCCCTACACCTTTACCTCCGTTAGCTTCAGCGGTGAAGAGGGGTGGGTCGCGGGACAGCCCAGTATTCTGTTGCATACGCTTGATGGAGGTCAGTCGTGGTCGCGGGTGCCCCTGAGCGAGCAGTTACCCGGTTCTCCGAGCACGGTTGTGGCTCTTGCCCCTAAAAAAGCTGAGATGACCACCAACATTGGAGCTATTTATCAAACGGCTGATGGTGGAAAGACTTGGCAGGCATTGGTGCAAGAAGCGGTCGGTGTAGTGCGGACGATCGCGCGATCGCCTAAAGGTGGCTACGTAGCAGTTTCTTCGCGTGGAAACTTTTACTCCACCTGGCTCCCAGGGCAAGCCGCATGGGAGCAGCACAACCGTACCAGTTCTCGACGGCTTCAGAGCATGGGGTTTAGCCCAGATGGAGATCTATGGCTGTTGGCACGAGGTGGTAGTTTACAGTTAAGTGCTCCTGGCAGCTTAGACCAATGGCAGGATTCTGTTACACCGGAGTTTGCGACCAGTTGGGGACTACTCGATCTGGCATATCGGACCCCTAATGAAATCTGGGTTGCGGGTGGCAGTGCAAACTTGCTCCGCAGCGAGGATGGTGGTCAGACCTGGCAGAAAGATAAGGCAGTAGAAGACGTTCCCTCTAACTTCTACAAAGTCGTATTTATTTCTCCAGAACAAGGATTTGTGTTGGGTCAAGGCGGAACGTTGTTGAGATATCAACCTTCAGAGAAGGTTGCCTTTGACTCCGAAACGGTCGATAGCTAA
- the psbE gene encoding cytochrome b559 subunit alpha — protein MAGTTGERPFSDIVTSIRYWVIHSITIPALFIAGWLFVSTGLAYDVFGTPRPNEYYSQERQEVPIVSDRFEGKQQIDDFLTQIK, from the coding sequence ATGGCTGGCACCACTGGTGAGCGTCCATTTTCAGACATTGTTACTAGTATTCGTTATTGGGTGATTCACAGCATCACAATTCCCGCTTTATTTATCGCCGGATGGCTTTTTGTCAGCACTGGATTGGCGTATGACGTGTTTGGCACTCCTCGACCCAATGAGTACTACTCTCAAGAGCGTCAAGAAGTTCCCATTGTGAGCGATCGCTTTGAGGGTAAACAGCAAATTGATGATTTTTTGACGCAGATTAAATAA
- the psbF gene encoding cytochrome b559 subunit beta, whose protein sequence is MTSNTPNQPISYPIFTVRWLAVHTLAVPTIFFLGAIAAMQFIQR, encoded by the coding sequence ATGACGAGCAACACCCCAAATCAACCGATTTCCTACCCTATTTTTACCGTCCGTTGGTTGGCGGTTCATACCCTTGCCGTTCCCACCATCTTTTTCCTGGGAGCGATCGCTGCAATGCAGTTCATTCAACGATAG
- a CDS encoding photosystem II reaction center protein L, giving the protein MALERSPNPNKQPVELNRTSLYLGLLLVFVLGILFSSYFFN; this is encoded by the coding sequence GTGGCACTAGAAAGAAGTCCAAACCCCAATAAGCAACCTGTAGAGCTTAACCGCACTTCTCTATATCTTGGTTTGCTGTTGGTTTTCGTTCTCGGAATTCTATTTTCCAGCTATTTCTTCAACTAG
- a CDS encoding photosystem II reaction center protein J, with amino-acid sequence MSESGRIPLWIVGLVAGLGVITVVGLFFYGAYAGLGSSI; translated from the coding sequence ATGTCTGAGAGCGGCAGAATTCCTCTGTGGATTGTGGGCTTGGTCGCAGGGTTAGGAGTCATTACAGTTGTGGGTCTCTTTTTCTACGGTGCCTACGCAGGTCTTGGGTCCTCTATTTAA
- a CDS encoding calcium-binding protein has product MAYITGTDGKDLLIGGIESDTILAKGGNDEIFANGGDDDIDAGDGDDYVVAGDGNDNVLGALGNDFLLGGAGDDKLIGMEGNDSLVGGAGNDRMDGGFGNDTYSVDSVGDAVIEQSPNGGIDSVNSYIDHYTLPSNIENLYIQSAGASNGKGNTLNNFILGNDYDNLLLGLDGRDQINGRLGNDQLDGGLGNDLLEGAGGNDIVVGSQGNDSVYGNPGDDLLEGGQGNDLLGGGMGHDTLTGGAGKDGFSFANPVSGIDMIQDFVVTDDVIRIAKNGFGGGLTPGILKANQFRIESSAQDNKPSGNGEAVRFIYNKSSGALYFDRDGIGGAAQVQIAKLPTGLGMTHQNFYVYS; this is encoded by the coding sequence ATGGCTTACATCACAGGCACCGATGGTAAAGATCTCTTGATTGGTGGAATCGAATCAGACACTATCCTCGCTAAAGGCGGGAATGATGAGATCTTTGCCAATGGAGGTGACGATGATATTGATGCAGGCGACGGAGATGATTACGTTGTTGCAGGTGATGGCAATGATAATGTCTTAGGGGCTTTAGGCAATGATTTTCTGTTGGGTGGAGCTGGCGATGACAAACTTATTGGCATGGAGGGTAACGATTCACTCGTCGGTGGTGCAGGCAATGATCGCATGGACGGTGGTTTTGGAAACGATACCTACTCAGTCGATAGCGTAGGAGATGCCGTTATTGAACAGTCACCTAATGGAGGGATTGATAGCGTCAACTCTTACATCGATCACTACACCCTGCCCAGTAACATCGAGAATTTGTATATTCAGTCGGCAGGTGCCTCCAACGGCAAAGGCAACACCCTCAACAATTTTATTTTAGGAAACGATTATGACAATCTCCTTTTAGGGTTGGACGGGCGTGACCAAATAAACGGCAGACTGGGCAACGATCAATTGGATGGTGGTCTAGGTAACGATTTACTGGAGGGGGCAGGGGGAAACGATATCGTGGTCGGCAGTCAGGGAAATGACTCCGTTTATGGTAACCCAGGTGACGATCTCCTAGAGGGTGGTCAGGGGAATGACCTTTTGGGCGGTGGTATGGGTCACGATACTTTAACGGGTGGTGCAGGAAAGGATGGCTTTTCCTTCGCGAATCCGGTGAGCGGCATCGACATGATCCAGGATTTTGTCGTCACTGATGATGTGATTCGGATTGCTAAGAATGGCTTTGGAGGTGGATTAACCCCAGGAATCCTCAAAGCCAATCAATTCCGTATCGAATCAAGTGCTCAAGACAACAAGCCTAGCGGTAACGGCGAAGCGGTGCGCTTTATCTACAACAAGTCCAGTGGAGCACTGTATTTTGATCGCGATGGCATTGGAGGAGCAGCCCAGGTGCAAATTGCCAAGCTACCCACTGGGTTAGGGATGACACACCAAAACTTTTATGTGTATTCCTGA